A genomic region of Panulirus ornatus isolate Po-2019 chromosome 24, ASM3632096v1, whole genome shotgun sequence contains the following coding sequences:
- the LOC139757049 gene encoding carbohydrate sulfotransferase 1-like isoform X1, with protein sequence MWGEKRERDSMRWRLQATAVMCLMFVSLMLTYILQISDLKNLSHYGRLSMAPFKAQQHDSVRDHRVYPKASSKHKHTSRHGRTNILVLSSLGRSGSSFLADLVASQGGNIYFFEPVRPIRKLASREVVMNETLRYFNCDVRENLFSLTDGKNTIRLRATSKCSDGVSLTKNETAARITCQQQKVVIVKTIRLRLSWARELMDDEHLHLKMIHLVRDPRAIMLSMSDSKWGKIAENNTCPFMLQDLQYKQEMERLYPDRYFFLKYEDLCTNLEEEARRIFRFLGVLNNNIPSRYKKKSAGVAEKNAGNKGKVLRRRQKLPACVQRFIGTHTKKGNTDKLSTHRDTIHTYQRWRNHIKQDYLTYAESRCREVITILGYNFFHTVHNARNLQIPVFNESNSH encoded by the exons ATGTGGGGAGAGAAAAGGG AACGCGACAGTATGAGGTGGCGTCTCCAAGCGACAGCAGTGATGTGTCTGATGTTTGTTTCCCTCATGCTGACCTACATCCTGCAAATATCAG ATCTGAAGAATCTCTCCCATTATGGACGGCTCTCAATGGCTCCGTTCAAAGCCCAGCAACACGACAGTGTGCGGGATCATCGCGTGTATCCAAAAGCCTCATCTAAGCATAAGCACACCTCACGTCACGGTCGCACCAACATCCTAGTCCTGAGTTCGCTGGGACGAAGCGGGTCCAGCTTCCTGGCGGACCTTGTGGCGTCCCAGGGTGGCAACATTTACTTCTTCGAGCCCGTCAGGCCAATAAGAAAACTGGCGAGCAGGGAAGTGGTCATGAACGAAACCCTCAGGTATTTCAACTGCGACGTCCGGGAGAACCTTTTCAGCCTGACAGATGGCAAGAACACCATCCGTTTGAGAGCCACCTCCAAGTGTAGCGACGGGGTCTCGTTGACGAAGAATGAAACAGCCGCCAGGATCACGTGCCAACAACAGAAGGTCGTGATCGTCAAGACCATCAGACTACGGCTGAGCTGGGCCAGGGAGCTGATGGACGACGAACACCTCCACCTGAAGATGATCCACCTGGTGAGGGATCCTCGCGCCATAATGCTGTCCATGAGCGACTCGAAGTGGGGGAAGATTGCTGAGAATAACACCTGCCCGTTCATGCTCCAG GATCTTCAGTATAAGCAGGAGATGGAGAGACTTTACCCAGACCGGTACTTCTTCCTCAA GTACGAGGACCTGTGCaccaacctggaggaggaggccaggcggATCTTCAGGTTCCTCGGCGTCCTGAACAACAACATTCCAAGCAGGTATAAGAAGAAATCAGCCGGTGTCGCGGAAAAGAACGCTGGAAACAAGGGCAAGGTCCTCCGACGAAGGCAGAAGCTTCCAGCGTGCGTTCAGAGATTCATAGGGACCCACACGAAGAAGGGAAACACAGACAAGCTCTCGACGCACCGGGACACCATTCATACGTACCAGAGGTGGAGGAACCACATCAAGCAGGATTACCTCACGTATGCCGAGAGCCGCTGCCGGGAGGTCATCACCATCCTGGGATACAACTTCTTCCACACTGTTCACAACGCCAGGAACCTTCAGATACCCGTTTTTAACGAAAGTAATTCTCATTAG
- the LOC139757049 gene encoding carbohydrate sulfotransferase 1-like isoform X2 — MRWRLQATAVMCLMFVSLMLTYILQISDLKNLSHYGRLSMAPFKAQQHDSVRDHRVYPKASSKHKHTSRHGRTNILVLSSLGRSGSSFLADLVASQGGNIYFFEPVRPIRKLASREVVMNETLRYFNCDVRENLFSLTDGKNTIRLRATSKCSDGVSLTKNETAARITCQQQKVVIVKTIRLRLSWARELMDDEHLHLKMIHLVRDPRAIMLSMSDSKWGKIAENNTCPFMLQDLQYKQEMERLYPDRYFFLKYEDLCTNLEEEARRIFRFLGVLNNNIPSRYKKKSAGVAEKNAGNKGKVLRRRQKLPACVQRFIGTHTKKGNTDKLSTHRDTIHTYQRWRNHIKQDYLTYAESRCREVITILGYNFFHTVHNARNLQIPVFNESNSH; from the exons ATGAGGTGGCGTCTCCAAGCGACAGCAGTGATGTGTCTGATGTTTGTTTCCCTCATGCTGACCTACATCCTGCAAATATCAG ATCTGAAGAATCTCTCCCATTATGGACGGCTCTCAATGGCTCCGTTCAAAGCCCAGCAACACGACAGTGTGCGGGATCATCGCGTGTATCCAAAAGCCTCATCTAAGCATAAGCACACCTCACGTCACGGTCGCACCAACATCCTAGTCCTGAGTTCGCTGGGACGAAGCGGGTCCAGCTTCCTGGCGGACCTTGTGGCGTCCCAGGGTGGCAACATTTACTTCTTCGAGCCCGTCAGGCCAATAAGAAAACTGGCGAGCAGGGAAGTGGTCATGAACGAAACCCTCAGGTATTTCAACTGCGACGTCCGGGAGAACCTTTTCAGCCTGACAGATGGCAAGAACACCATCCGTTTGAGAGCCACCTCCAAGTGTAGCGACGGGGTCTCGTTGACGAAGAATGAAACAGCCGCCAGGATCACGTGCCAACAACAGAAGGTCGTGATCGTCAAGACCATCAGACTACGGCTGAGCTGGGCCAGGGAGCTGATGGACGACGAACACCTCCACCTGAAGATGATCCACCTGGTGAGGGATCCTCGCGCCATAATGCTGTCCATGAGCGACTCGAAGTGGGGGAAGATTGCTGAGAATAACACCTGCCCGTTCATGCTCCAG GATCTTCAGTATAAGCAGGAGATGGAGAGACTTTACCCAGACCGGTACTTCTTCCTCAA GTACGAGGACCTGTGCaccaacctggaggaggaggccaggcggATCTTCAGGTTCCTCGGCGTCCTGAACAACAACATTCCAAGCAGGTATAAGAAGAAATCAGCCGGTGTCGCGGAAAAGAACGCTGGAAACAAGGGCAAGGTCCTCCGACGAAGGCAGAAGCTTCCAGCGTGCGTTCAGAGATTCATAGGGACCCACACGAAGAAGGGAAACACAGACAAGCTCTCGACGCACCGGGACACCATTCATACGTACCAGAGGTGGAGGAACCACATCAAGCAGGATTACCTCACGTATGCCGAGAGCCGCTGCCGGGAGGTCATCACCATCCTGGGATACAACTTCTTCCACACTGTTCACAACGCCAGGAACCTTCAGATACCCGTTTTTAACGAAAGTAATTCTCATTAG
- the LOC139757050 gene encoding carbohydrate sulfotransferase 1-like has translation MRRRLSTIIVVCLMCVSLMLTYVIHKSANPRDHSQRPRLLEPSGFVHEKRSEQGHRAQPEVTPDGRTNILIMSSLGRSGSSFLADLVASQGSNIYFFEPVRPVKMINATRDLAVAEIARYFNCTVREDLFSRRNGNKTIRLRATSKCNDGVSLTKNETAARITCQQQKVVIVKTIRLRLSWARELMDDEHLHLKLIHLVRDPRAIMLSMSDSKWGKIDENNVCPFMLQDLQYKQEMERLFPDRYFFLRYEDLCTNLEEEARRIFRFVGLLNNSIAIKG, from the exons ATGAGGCGGCGTCTGTCAACGATAATAGTGGTATGTCTGATGTGTGTTTCCCTTATGCTGACCTACGTCATCCACAAATCAG CGAACCCGAGGGATCACTCCCAGCGTCCACGGCTCCTGGAGCCCTCAGGCTTCGTCCATGAGAAGCGCAGCGAACAGGGCCACCGCGCCCAGCCAGAAGTCACACCTGACGGTCGCACCAATATCCTTATCATGAGTTCGCTGGGACGAAGCGGGTCCAGCTTCCTGGCGGACCTTGTGGCGTCCCAGGGTAGCAACATTTACTTCTTCGAGCCCGTCAGGCCCGTGAAGATGATAAATGCAACCAGAGACCTGGCCGTCGCCGAAATCGCCAGGTATTTCAACTGCACCGTCAGAGAAGATCTTTTCAGCCGACGTAATGGCAACAAAACCATCCGTTTGAGAGCCACCTCCAAGTGCAACGACGGGGTCTCGTTGACGAAGAATGAAACAGCCGCCAGGATCACGTGCCAACAACAGAAGGTCGTGATCGTCAAGACCATCAGACTACGGCTGAGCTGGGCCAGGGAGCTGATGGACGACGAACACCTCCACCTGAAGCTGATCCACCTGGTGAGGGATCCTCGCGCCATAATGCTGTCCATGAGCGACTCGAAGTGGGGGAAAATTGACGAGAACAACGTTTGCCCATTCATGCTCCAG GATCTTCAGTACAAGCAGGAGATGGAGAGACTTTTCCCAGACCGGTACTTCTTCCTCAG GTACGAGGACCTGTGCaccaacctggaggaggaggccaggcggATCTTCAGGTTCGTCGGCCTCCTGAACAACAGCATTGCCATCAAAGGGTAA